The Dethiobacter alkaliphilus AHT 1 nucleotide sequence ATTGCCGCCGCTTTCTTCAACTAAGCTGACAAAGGAGGGATATAGTTTGCATTTATTGCCGGGAATTACTGTTATAGTGCCGTTTATCTTTGCCATATTCCTGCTTGTTTTCTGCCGACGAAATGAAGCTGCCATGAAAGTGATGGCCCTTGCCGGTTCCGTTCTTTCATTTCTGTCCAGTGCGGTCATGCTCCCCGCATTGGCAAGCGGGCAGACATTGGGAACCGGTATGCATTATATGTCATTTCCCCTGGCCATATCATTTCAGGCCGATGGGATCAGCATTTTCTTTGCCGTTATCTTTTCCTTTTGTTTTATGTTGGCGTTTATCTATTCCTTTGGTTACCTTGGCCATGGGCACGGAAAGCTGCGCTACTATGTGCTGATGTTGTGTTCCCAGGGTTCCATTCTGGGGGTGGTAATGGCCTATTCCCTGTTTGGGCTCTTTCTCTTCTTTGAGTTGATGGCCATCATCTCCTACGTACTTGTCATCCATGAAGAGGATGATAAGGCCATGTATGCCGGCTCCAAATATCTGTTTATGACCATCGTAGCCGGCTTGGCCATTTTCTTTGGCCTGGCAGTGACCTACTTTTTAGGCGGCCGGCTGGATTTTGTCGCCGGAGGATATATTGAAGCTTCACCTCTTGTAGGCTACGCCTTATTTGCTTTTTTGATAGGCTTTGGGCTTAAGGCCGGGATGTTTCCTCTTCATATCTGGCTGCCCGATGCACACCCTGCCGCTCCCGCTGCGGTAAGCGCCCTATTATCCGGCTGCATGATCAAAACCGGCGCTTACGGATTCATCCGGTTGATACATTATGTGTTCACTGTGGAGGCGGTGCAAAGCATCGGCTTTGATACCATCCTGCTTTGGCTTTCTGTAATAACTATTCTGTTAGGCTCGGCGTTGGCACTGCAGCAGGACCAATTAAAAAGACGGTTGGCCTACTCCAGCGTGGCCCAGATTGGTTATGTGCTGCTGGGAATTGCCATGCTTTCCGAACAGGCCCTGATGGGGGCACTGTTTCATATTTTCTCCCATGCGCTGATGAAAGGAGCCCTCTTTCTCTGCGCCGGGGCCATTATGGTGCAGACCGGCAAAAAGTATATCAGTGAAATGCGGGGAATTGGCTATGAAATGCCGGTGACCATGCTGGCCTTTACTCTGGCGGCGGTTACAATGGTGGGAATCCCCCCGTTTAATGCCTTTATCAGTAAATGGCACCTGGCCATGGCGTCGTTGGATAGCGGCCAGACATTCCTGGTAGCAGTGTTGATTGTCAGCAGTCTGCTAAACGCCCTGTACTATTTTCCCATCGTGGTTAATGCTTTCTTCGCCCGGGACGTGATGGAGCCGGGCAGCAAAAAAAGGCACTGGCTGCGAGATGAGGTGCCTGCCGGGATGGTGTGGTCCACAGCACTTTTGGCAGTACTCTGTGTAGCCTTTGCCTTTATACAACCCCACTGGCCGGTGGTATTTGCCGCCAAAATTTCAGCGGTAATCTTTTAACTGTTTGAATATAGTACACTAAGGGAGGGAGAAAATGTGTTTAGTGCAGCGTCTGTCCCGCAAGAATCCGCGGCTATTCCCAGTTTTTTGCCGGTAATTTTAATCCTGCTGCCGGTGGCGGGAGTGGTGGCGCGGGGTCTGATCTCCCAGTCTACAGGACATAGCGCAGGCCTTTTTAACCGCTACCGCGTGAGAAAGGCGGATTTATTCAGCAGTGAGTTTGTGGTGGCCATAATTTTTATTGGTTTGTGGCTCTATACCGTTTTGGGCCAGAGGTCATTTACAGCGGCGGTGCCCCTAACCGGCACTTTGCCCGGCTCCGAACTGTTAAGTGATATTACCCCGCTTTTGGTGGTGCTGCTGCCCTTTGCCGGTGCCCTGATTTCCGGACTCATCGGCCGCTCTAATAAGGATATACGTGATTGTGTGGCAACCTGTACCGCTTTTTTAACCTGTGTGTTGGCCATTTCCATGTATCCAATGGTGGCCGCCGGTGAGGTTAGCTACGCATTACCGGAATTTATGGGCCTTGGCCTTTTGTTCCGGGTAGATTTTTTTGGGTTTGTCTTTGCCGTAATGGCTTCTTTCATCTGGTTTTTAGCTACCTTTTATTCCGGTGAATACATGCGCCATGAGCATGCTTCCACGCGCTACTATGTATTTTTGCTGCTGTCGCTTGGCGGAACACTGGGTGTATTTCTGGCCGGCGACTTCCTCAGTTTGTTCCTGTTTTTCGAAGCCATGACCCTGTTCTCGTATGTGTTGGTGGTTCACGCACAAAGCGAAGAGGCGATGGCTGCGGGGCGCAACTATCTTTACATGGGTATTTTCGGTGGGCTGTGTCTCTTGGTGGCCATCATGATGGTAACCATGCATGCCGGAACCACTGCCATTGCCCCGGGCCTTGAATCCCTGGCAGATATGGGTACCATGGGATATGTGGCGGCCGCACTGTTTTTTATCGGCTTTGGAATTAAAGCGGGGGCGGCGCCGCTGCATATCTGGTTGCCGCAAGCCCATCCGGTGGCACCCACCCCGGCCAGCGCATTGCTCTCAGGGATTATGATTAAAACCGGGGCATACGGCATTATCCGGGTATTTACCTTGTTGTATACTCCGGCGCAAGGGGAATCACCCCTGTGGTATACCACAGAACAGTTTGGCTATGCCTTGATCTGGTTTGGAATGGTCACCATGTTTACCGCAGCTGTCCTGGCCTTGGTACAGCGCCACGCCAAGCGGGTATTGGCATACAGCAGTGTGAGTCAAATGGGCTACATCCTGATGGGCATAGGAGCTGCGGCTTATCTGGGCTTTGACGGAGCCATAGGTTTTGCCGGTTGGGCGTATCATATCTTAAACCACGCCTTCTTCAAATCGGCCATGTTTTTAATGGTGGGTGCCATTTACCTGCGAACCCACAGCCTGGATTACAGTAAAGTAGGGGGGCTGTGGCGCAGATTTCCCGTCACCGCTGCGGCATTTTTGGTGGCAGGTGCCGCAATTGCCGGAGTGCCCGGTTTTAACGGGTATGTCAGTAAAACTTTGCTTCACCACGCCATTGTGGATGCCTGGCAGGCTCAGGGTGTTACTTCCCTGTGGTATGCAGAAAAGATTTTTACCATCACCGGTGGCCTCACCGTGTGCTATATTGCCCGGCTTTTTTACTCACTGTTTTTGGGCCCGGCCAGGGATGGAACTCATAAGTATGCCCGGGAAACGTTTTTGGAGCGCACCATTTTTGCCGGCTTTGCCGCTTTCCTGCTCTACGGCGGGCTGGCCTACAGCAATGTGATTGAACGGGTGATTCTGCCCATGAGCAGCGGTTTTGTCTATAACGATTATTACCTGAATTATGTGGCAAAAACCGGTGTCTGGAATGTGGAGGATTTGTCCGCCATTTTCATCTCCCTGGGTATAGGCGCCGTCACCTTTATCCTGCTGTCCCGCATTGATTTCGCGCTTCCCCTGCCGCAAAAGCTCAGTGTGGAACGGCTAATCTATAAGCCGGTTCTTAACTTTTCCGTTAACATGTTTATGGCGGTGGGAAGGGGGATTGAGTTCGTTACTGAAGGAGTGTTGGTGGGCAGTGTGCGGCCCAGTGTATTTCTGGCACGTTTAGCAGGCAGCGCTGATGCAGGCCTGTTGCCCCGGGTGGGAGAAGCTGTGCTGCTTGGCCTGACGCAAATGCGGGAGTCCGTTTATACGTATGTGGTGAGCATGGTGCACGAAGTGCAGGTATATACCCGGGAGGCGGAATGGGTGGCATTTTTCACCATGATTAAACTGGATTACAACCACCGGGGAGATCATCTGTATAAGAAGCTGACACTGATGAACCTGGACCTTTGCCTGTTTATCATCATTGTCACTTTAGTGATAGTTTTCAGTCTGCGCTTCTTAACCCTGATGGTTCCGTAATAATGTATTCCCTGTGGAGCACAGCAGTGCTGTGCGCCACAGGGAATTATAACGCTTTGCAGTCAGCAAAGCAAAAATTTACCGTATAAATTTACAGAAAATTGTGATAATATAGAAGTGAGTTTGGTTTCTAAAAATGGAGGTTGTTATGAGCCTGTTTCGACGCAATATTGAAATCGATATTAATCCCGGCACTGATGGCCAATTAATTCTAATAACCACTCTTACCGATATTTATCATGATATCCGCCTGACTTTACAGATATCCAGTGTTACCTATGAGATTACGGAAGCATCTCTGGATATGAACCGCATTCCCCATCCGGACTGTCCTGCCATTGAAGCCAAGGTGACACGGCTTAAAGGAGCCCAGGTGGGGCCCGGTTTTACAAAACAGGTGCTTTCTGTTTTGGGTGGAGAAAAGGGATGCCCCAATCTGACAAATCTGGTGATGCTCTCAGCCCCGCTGGCCATGAATGCGGCAGCAGTGTTAAAGCAGAAAGAGGAAAATCTTTCAGAGGCAGAGATGGATGCCTTGTGGCAAAAGGTGTTGGGCGGTGTTTGTGTTGCCTATCCCAGGCAAGAGGGAGAGTAGAGTGCATGGGCAAAAAATTAACAAAACGGCAAAGAACTGTATTGACACTAAGCAGCATTTTACTGGCCATAGCGTCGTTTATCGGGTTGCTGATGGGCCTGGCTTTGCTGTACTATTTTTTTGATTTCCTGCTTTAGCGTTTGGGGCAAATGTCTCTTGTTATATAAAGTTGCACCATGTATCATGATAGATGTCACCGACAAGTGTCATGGGCAGATGTCCCTAGAAGGGGTGGTCAGATGAAAAGAAAACCTCCAAGCACAAAGTTGTCCCTGAAGAGTTTTGCCATTGCTGTAGGGTCTTATCTCGGGCTGTTTGTGGTGTTAAGTGCTGTTTTTTACCTGTTGAATTACCTGTTTTTACTTTGAAACATGAAGCCGGACTGGGTTTTCCAGTCCGGCTTTTATTGACTATAATCCAATTTCTTGCTTCGTTTGTGTCATGGCTTCTTCTACAGTACCGTTATTGCGGGTCCAGATGTCTTCAAAGACATTGCAGGCAACCAAGGGAGAATTTTCTCCTTTACCAGGCTGACATGATGACCAGTTTTCCTCCAGTGCGGCGGCTTGCACACGACCGCCCTGTTTTTCATAGCTTTCCTGCCAGGAATTAAGAGCTTCACAGCCGGCATGGTCCAGATAACGCAAAGCAAGATGTATTTTAACTTCTTCAGAGGGAGGAATGTCGGCAAGCCGGGAGGTAAGTTTGGGGATTCCTGCAAAAGTGAGTGCCCCGGAGATGGTTACATGCCATGCCCCCCCGCTCTTCTCAATGGCGATATCCATGCGGGTAAGTTTCCAAAGCAGTCTGATTAAAGCCGCTGCAAGCCCGATGCCCAACCCAGCCAGCAGATTTATACCAACTATGGCAATTACGGTTATCAGGTAAACAATCATTTCCTGATACCTTCTCAGCTCGGTTACATGGTGAAAGTTAACTAACTGAATACCGGTGTACACCAAAAGGCCTGCTAAGACGGACAGGGGAATACTGGTAACCAGGCCGGGCAGCAATACAACAAAGATAAGAATCCATAATCCGTGAAGGATTGCCGAAGCCCTTGTTTTCGCTCCCGCAGAAATGCTTGCTTTACTCCGTACAATAACCCCGGTAATAGGCAGTCCTCCTAGCAAACCGGAAATGGTATTGCCGGCACCCTGAGCCATTAGTTCTTTATGCAGGCAGCAGCGAGGGCCGGTATGAAGCTTATCGGTGGCTACTGCACAAAGCAGGGATTCGGCACTGGCTACTAAGGTAAGCACGAAAATTCCTGCCACAAATGTTGTGTAATTTCCCGTGGGCAAAACCGGTAGGCTAATGGAGGCAAAAAGATTGCCGCCGGCCAGCTCCACCCTGGGTATGTTCATCCCAAAAGCCAGGGAGACAATGGTGGCAATAACTACAGCGGCCAGAGAACCGGGGATAATCTGCATGCGCCTCAGCTTTATCTTCGGCCAAAACACCAGAATCCCTATGGTAAGGAGGCCAAGAACCGTCGTGGCCGGATCCAGGTTAATTATGGATCCCGGGAGGGCCAGCAGGTTCTCGGTTCCTCCCCCCGCCGGTGCTGCTCCCAGAACCACATGGGCCTGGGAAAGGGCAATGAGGATACCGATGGCAGCCAGCATTCCGTGAAGTACCGCCGGGGAGATGGCCATGGCCAGCGGTGCAACCCCCAATTTACCCAGGATTATCTGCAGTATCCCGGCACTTACAGTCATAGCGCTGGTTACCTCCCAGCCAAATTGCTGAACCAAACCAAAAATAATTACAGTTAGCCCGGCGGCCGGTCCGCTGACCTGCATTGGTGCACCACCCAGCGCGCCTACCACAATGCCACCCACAACAGCGGCGATAACACCTGCCATCAATGGAGCGCCGGAGGCCAGTGCTATGCCCAGGGATAGGGGAAGCGCCACCAGGAATGTGACCAGGGAGGCCGGTAGGTCCGTTTTTATTGTGCTGCTAAATTCAGCTATCCAGGGTCCCTTTTGCGGGGAATTATTAGCGGCCAATTTTAAAATCTACCTCCTTGATAGTAACCAAAGCTTTTTATTAGTATACCATAAAAAGCTAAATTGCAGCAATATTCTGAAAATTATGCTCAAAAAAGTACCGGAGTTATTCATCCGGTACTTCACTGGCTGGAACCTGGCGCAGAGTGGAGGGATCCTCCACATCCTTATGGATAAACAGACCGCACCAGCACTGTTTCATGAAATCAAAGTGTTTGCGGTGAAACGGAATACAAGGACAAACGATTTTCATGTCCTCTTCCCGGCGTCCCACAGTACTTTGGCAGGGACAAAAAGGGCTGCCGTATTTCCGTTCAATATGTACC carries:
- a CDS encoding complex I subunit 5 family protein, which encodes MHLLPGITVIVPFIFAIFLLVFCRRNEAAMKVMALAGSVLSFLSSAVMLPALASGQTLGTGMHYMSFPLAISFQADGISIFFAVIFSFCFMLAFIYSFGYLGHGHGKLRYYVLMLCSQGSILGVVMAYSLFGLFLFFELMAIISYVLVIHEEDDKAMYAGSKYLFMTIVAGLAIFFGLAVTYFLGGRLDFVAGGYIEASPLVGYALFAFLIGFGLKAGMFPLHIWLPDAHPAAPAAVSALLSGCMIKTGAYGFIRLIHYVFTVEAVQSIGFDTILLWLSVITILLGSALALQQDQLKRRLAYSSVAQIGYVLLGIAMLSEQALMGALFHIFSHALMKGALFLCAGAIMVQTGKKYISEMRGIGYEMPVTMLAFTLAAVTMVGIPPFNAFISKWHLAMASLDSGQTFLVAVLIVSSLLNALYYFPIVVNAFFARDVMEPGSKKRHWLRDEVPAGMVWSTALLAVLCVAFAFIQPHWPVVFAAKISAVIF
- a CDS encoding complex I subunit 5 family protein; amino-acid sequence: MFSAASVPQESAAIPSFLPVILILLPVAGVVARGLISQSTGHSAGLFNRYRVRKADLFSSEFVVAIIFIGLWLYTVLGQRSFTAAVPLTGTLPGSELLSDITPLLVVLLPFAGALISGLIGRSNKDIRDCVATCTAFLTCVLAISMYPMVAAGEVSYALPEFMGLGLLFRVDFFGFVFAVMASFIWFLATFYSGEYMRHEHASTRYYVFLLLSLGGTLGVFLAGDFLSLFLFFEAMTLFSYVLVVHAQSEEAMAAGRNYLYMGIFGGLCLLVAIMMVTMHAGTTAIAPGLESLADMGTMGYVAAALFFIGFGIKAGAAPLHIWLPQAHPVAPTPASALLSGIMIKTGAYGIIRVFTLLYTPAQGESPLWYTTEQFGYALIWFGMVTMFTAAVLALVQRHAKRVLAYSSVSQMGYILMGIGAAAYLGFDGAIGFAGWAYHILNHAFFKSAMFLMVGAIYLRTHSLDYSKVGGLWRRFPVTAAAFLVAGAAIAGVPGFNGYVSKTLLHHAIVDAWQAQGVTSLWYAEKIFTITGGLTVCYIARLFYSLFLGPARDGTHKYARETFLERTIFAGFAAFLLYGGLAYSNVIERVILPMSSGFVYNDYYLNYVAKTGVWNVEDLSAIFISLGIGAVTFILLSRIDFALPLPQKLSVERLIYKPVLNFSVNMFMAVGRGIEFVTEGVLVGSVRPSVFLARLAGSADAGLLPRVGEAVLLGLTQMRESVYTYVVSMVHEVQVYTREAEWVAFFTMIKLDYNHRGDHLYKKLTLMNLDLCLFIIIVTLVIVFSLRFLTLMVP
- a CDS encoding DUF2889 domain-containing protein, with the protein product MSLFRRNIEIDINPGTDGQLILITTLTDIYHDIRLTLQISSVTYEITEASLDMNRIPHPDCPAIEAKVTRLKGAQVGPGFTKQVLSVLGGEKGCPNLTNLVMLSAPLAMNAAAVLKQKEENLSEAEMDALWQKVLGGVCVAYPRQEGE
- a CDS encoding SulP family inorganic anion transporter yields the protein MAANNSPQKGPWIAEFSSTIKTDLPASLVTFLVALPLSLGIALASGAPLMAGVIAAVVGGIVVGALGGAPMQVSGPAAGLTVIIFGLVQQFGWEVTSAMTVSAGILQIILGKLGVAPLAMAISPAVLHGMLAAIGILIALSQAHVVLGAAPAGGGTENLLALPGSIINLDPATTVLGLLTIGILVFWPKIKLRRMQIIPGSLAAVVIATIVSLAFGMNIPRVELAGGNLFASISLPVLPTGNYTTFVAGIFVLTLVASAESLLCAVATDKLHTGPRCCLHKELMAQGAGNTISGLLGGLPITGVIVRSKASISAGAKTRASAILHGLWILIFVVLLPGLVTSIPLSVLAGLLVYTGIQLVNFHHVTELRRYQEMIVYLITVIAIVGINLLAGLGIGLAAALIRLLWKLTRMDIAIEKSGGAWHVTISGALTFAGIPKLTSRLADIPPSEEVKIHLALRYLDHAGCEALNSWQESYEKQGGRVQAAALEENWSSCQPGKGENSPLVACNVFEDIWTRNNGTVEEAMTQTKQEIGL
- a CDS encoding ferredoxin-thioredoxin reductase catalytic domain-containing protein; the encoded protein is MDTDIARRKEMFRAWHSKVVDALGYKFNPDAEMVDFLLEQQVHIERKYGSPFCPCQSTVGRREEDMKIVCPCIPFHRKHFDFMKQCWCGLFIHKDVEDPSTLRQVPASEVPDE